The proteins below come from a single Argentina anserina chromosome 1, drPotAnse1.1, whole genome shotgun sequence genomic window:
- the LOC126787269 gene encoding uncharacterized protein LOC126787269 gives MSTAAALDPLDSFLFSLSRTLCAPFAVFLQLQGCLICLILALGWVCAAYVRNREIKRMKDSMRGGNSFAFLCQDIMELEHSNQVNLPRVSVVMPLKGFGEHNLHNWRSQITSLYGGPLEFLFVVESTEDPAYRAVSMLTSELKDEVDAKIIVAGLSTTCSQKIHNQLVGVDKMHKDSKYVFFLDDDVRLHPGSIGALTAEMEKNPDIFIQTGYPLDLPSGSLGSYCIYEYHMPCSMGFATGGRTFFLWGGCMMMHADDFRLDRYGVVSGLRDGGYSDDMTLAAIAGAHKRLITSPPVAVFPHPLASDLSFSRYWNYLRKQTFVLESYLTKVNWIMNRALFTVHCYLSWGFVTPYVMAMVHVTAALRMYIKGYSVEETTFTFGGLTLVGCLAVCTIVELFSMWNLTRIEVHLCNMLSPEAPNLSLATYNWGLVFIALLVDNFLYPISAFRSHFTQSINWSGIRYHLKNGKIFQIERSKDMGPVYTDLGGKHLGKKGAPPKLSFLSSLARSLAQWYQPKKYDS, from the exons atgTCGACGGCGGCCGCATTGGATCCTCTCGATTCgttcctcttctctctcagcCGGACTCTCTGTGCTCCCTTCGCCGTCTTCCTCCAGCTTCAG GGATGTTTGATATGTTTGATTCTGGCTTTGGGGTGGGTTTGTGCAGCTTATGTCAG GAATAGGGAGATTAAACGAATGAAGGATAGTATGAGAGGGGGGAACAGCTTTGCTTTCCTATGCCAGGATATAATGGAACTCGAGCACTCGAATCAGGTCAACTTGCCTAGAGTGTCTGTAGTTATGCCTCTGAAAGGATTTGGGGAACACAATTTACATAACTGGAGAAGTCAG ATCACCTCTCTTTATGGGGGTCCTTTAGAGTTTCTTTTTGTGGTGGAAAGTACAGAAGACCCTGCCTACCGTGCTGTATCTATGCTCACATCTGAACTTAAG GACGAGGTTGATGCTAAGATTATTGTGGCTGGTCTTTCAACAACCTGCAGTCAGAAGATTCATAATCAATTG GTTGGAGTGGACAAAATGCACAAAGACAGCaagtatgtattttttttggaTGATGATGTTAGGCTCCACCCTGGATCAATTGGTGCCCTTACTGCTGAGATGGAGAAAAATCCTGAT ATATTCATTCAAACTGGATACCCTCTTGATTTGCCTTCAGGAAGTTTAGGGAGTTACTGTATTTATGAATATCATATG CCTTGCTCAATGGGCTTTGCTACCGGTGGAAGGACATTCTTTCTTTGGGGAGGTTGCATGATG ATGCATGCGGATGATTTTAGACTTGATCGCTATGGTGTGGTCTCAGGGCTCAGAGATGGTGGTTACTCTGATGATATGACTCTTGCAGCTATAGCTG GGGCTCACAAGAGGCTCATCACATCACCTCCAGTTGCTGTCTTTCCTCATCCCCTTGCAAGTGATCTAAGTTTCTCAAG GTATTGGAATTACTTGAGGAAGCAGACATTTGTACTGGAATCATATTTGACAAAGGTTAACTGGATTATGAACCGCGCATTATTTACTGTCCACTGCTATCTCTCATGGGGTTTTGTAACACCATACGTGATGGCCATGGTTCATGTAACAGCAGCCCTACGAATGTATATTAAGGGTTATTCAGTTGAGGAGACAACCTTCACTTTTGGTG GTTTGACACTTGTAGGATGCCTAGCTGTGTGCACTATAGTGGAACTTTTTTCAATGTGGAACTTGACAAGGATAGAAGTCCATCTATGCAACATGCTATCACCAGAGGCACCTAACCTGTCACTTGCTACATATAACTGGGGACTT GTATTCATCGCACTTCTTGTTGATAACTTCTTATACCCCATCTCTGCATTCCGTTCTCATTTTACTCAGTCTATCAATTGGTCCGGTATTCGATATCACCTGAAGAATGGGAAGATATTCCAG ATTGAACGAAGCAAGGATATGGGTCCAGTTTACACGGATTTGGGAGGAAAGCATTTAGGGAAGAAAGGAGCTCCTCCAAAGCTGTCATTCCTCAGCTCTTTGGCCAGAAGTTTGGCTCAGTGGTATCAACCGAAGAAATACGACAGCTAG